A part of Saccharomonospora amisosensis genomic DNA contains:
- a CDS encoding helix-turn-helix transcriptional regulator has product MDALADLTEPARFAQVALPELARLIPCDVLTYNEIDLSAMMVSYADLFHAASAAANPAVLDTFDEESLLDRFAVADDTEALRIRDVVGRAEFHQPDVHRRIWRTVLMGHRLACTVGPSGKLVVGIAFNRVEVPFADTERAALALLRAPMASALHRAGERREATASPAAGPDLSARERQVLDLVAAGRTNAAIARALAVSARTVEKHLEHIYRKLQVADRAAAVAVTHAMR; this is encoded by the coding sequence GTGGACGCGCTGGCCGACCTGACCGAGCCCGCGCGGTTCGCCCAGGTCGCACTGCCGGAGCTAGCCCGGCTGATCCCGTGCGATGTGTTGACCTACAACGAGATTGACCTTTCGGCGATGATGGTCAGTTATGCGGATCTGTTCCACGCGGCGAGCGCGGCCGCGAATCCGGCCGTGCTCGATACGTTCGACGAAGAATCGCTGCTCGACCGTTTCGCGGTAGCCGATGACACCGAGGCCCTAAGGATTCGCGATGTCGTCGGCCGCGCGGAATTCCATCAACCCGACGTCCATAGAAGAATCTGGCGAACCGTTCTGATGGGGCACAGACTCGCCTGCACGGTCGGTCCTTCCGGAAAGCTCGTCGTGGGTATCGCCTTCAACCGCGTCGAGGTGCCCTTCGCCGACACGGAACGTGCGGCGCTGGCGTTGCTGCGCGCCCCCATGGCCTCGGCCCTGCACCGTGCCGGAGAACGCAGGGAAGCCACCGCGTCCCCGGCCGCCGGGCCGGACCTGAGCGCACGCGAGCGCCAGGTGCTGGACCTGGTCGCCGCTGGCAGGACCAACGCGGCGATCGCCCGCGCGCTCGCCGTCAGCGCGCGCACCGTGGAAAAGCACCTCGAGCACATCTACCGCAAGCTCCAGGTCGCCGATCGCGCGGCAGCGGTCGCGGTCACGCACGCCATGCGCTGA
- a CDS encoding MFS transporter produces the protein MPTNNLDASPPRPRTRSSWAPVVALAFAMLVVTSEFSIAAVALPDIGAELGAAPSVAAWVLLAYALPMAAISIPAGRWVDRADPALVIATSMVGVAVSSVLAALAPAMWMLLAARLLQGLAAGLTLAGYLPVIAANVDPDKRGRALSVVVTIMTVGGMAGASLGGVLAGAFGWRSVFLLKLPLVAVAVWLLLRVTGKRRGGLPRPDAALLREAAVLSGAVASLLLAIDLPAKQPALAAGFGLAAIALVALWTRLPQSRQVVDLLRARTFGFTMAGLFLVCFNAGVLTFLLPYFLSDVLDEGPTATGTLMLVFIAAVSAMSPVGGWLADRTGPLTVAASGGAATVAATLLLLTLGPGSGLPTLGWQLALIGAGFGLFNTPIITAILASAPAEGTGTAGGVSATVRMVSQTVAPAVTALCWTVAGGGLTGFRTGVTVLVVIQGLGVLALLAARRGR, from the coding sequence ATGCCTACGAACAACCTCGACGCCAGTCCCCCACGACCTCGAACCCGATCGAGTTGGGCGCCGGTGGTGGCGCTCGCCTTCGCGATGCTCGTCGTCACCTCAGAGTTCAGCATCGCGGCGGTGGCGCTTCCCGACATCGGTGCCGAGCTGGGCGCCGCTCCGTCGGTGGCCGCATGGGTGCTGCTGGCCTACGCACTGCCGATGGCCGCGATCTCCATCCCCGCCGGCCGCTGGGTGGACCGCGCCGACCCGGCGCTGGTCATCGCGACGTCGATGGTGGGTGTCGCGGTGAGCAGTGTCCTCGCCGCACTGGCACCCGCCATGTGGATGCTGCTCGCGGCCCGGCTGCTGCAGGGGCTCGCCGCAGGGCTGACCTTGGCGGGTTACCTGCCGGTGATCGCGGCCAACGTGGACCCCGACAAGCGAGGCCGGGCACTGTCCGTCGTCGTGACGATCATGACGGTCGGTGGTATGGCGGGTGCCTCGCTGGGCGGGGTGCTCGCCGGCGCATTCGGCTGGCGCTCGGTGTTCCTGCTGAAGTTGCCACTCGTCGCGGTGGCGGTGTGGCTGTTACTGCGTGTCACCGGGAAGCGGCGAGGAGGACTTCCCCGGCCCGACGCCGCACTGCTGCGCGAGGCCGCCGTCCTGTCCGGCGCCGTCGCGTCACTGCTTCTCGCCATCGACCTGCCGGCGAAACAACCGGCGCTCGCCGCAGGCTTCGGGCTCGCCGCGATCGCACTGGTCGCACTGTGGACCCGGCTGCCGCAGTCACGCCAGGTCGTCGATCTGCTTCGGGCCCGCACGTTCGGTTTCACCATGGCAGGGCTGTTCCTGGTGTGCTTCAACGCGGGGGTGCTGACCTTCCTGCTGCCGTACTTCCTCTCCGACGTGCTGGATGAGGGGCCAACGGCCACCGGCACGCTGATGCTGGTGTTCATCGCGGCGGTATCGGCGATGTCGCCCGTGGGCGGATGGCTTGCCGACCGCACCGGCCCACTCACCGTCGCCGCCTCGGGGGGTGCCGCGACCGTGGCGGCGACGTTGCTGCTGCTCACACTCGGGCCCGGCAGCGGGCTACCGACTCTCGGCTGGCAGCTCGCGCTGATCGGAGCGGGCTTCGGCCTGTTCAACACTCCGATAATCACCGCGATCCTGGCGAGCGCACCCGCTGAGGGGACGGGTACGGCGGGCGGCGTCAGCGCGACGGTGCGAATGGTGTCGCAGACGGTCGCGCCCGCGGTCACCGCGCTGTGCTGGACAGTGGCCGGTGGCGGGCTCACCGGATTCCGAACCGGGGTTACCGTGCTGGTGGTGATCCAGGGCCTTGGGGTGCTGGCGCTGCTGGCGGCGCGGCGCGGGCGCTGA
- a CDS encoding RNA polymerase sigma factor, translated as MSSSHTTPTAGSVERVFREEYGRAVASLVRALGDIDLAEEAVQDAFAEAVRRWPGEGMPPSPAGWIITTARNRMIDRLRRESSRPHRHSQAALLHAAAEPAEEGPVRDDRLRLIFTCCHPALAPRARVALTLRLLGGLTTAEIARAFLVPEATMAQRIVRAKGKIRDAGIAYRVPAQAHLPARLSAVLAVIYLVYNEGHTASSGSALVRTRLCEEAVRLARMLAELLPDEPEVIGLLGLLLLLESRRPARTTREGDLVPLAEQDRALWDRALVAEGQRLVRRCLHWGRPGPYQIQAAINAVHSEAASVRDTDWRQIVLLYDQLAAQSPTPVVALNRAVAVAEAVGPRQALALVDGLELDGYHLYHAVRAELLRRLSRTDEAASAYAAAIERTGNLAEQAYLRRRRAELADMRCG; from the coding sequence GTGAGTTCCAGCCACACCACGCCGACGGCCGGATCGGTCGAGCGCGTGTTTCGCGAGGAGTACGGCAGGGCGGTGGCGTCCCTGGTTCGCGCCCTCGGCGATATCGATCTCGCCGAGGAGGCCGTCCAGGACGCCTTCGCCGAGGCCGTGCGGCGCTGGCCCGGCGAGGGGATGCCACCAAGCCCGGCAGGCTGGATCATCACCACCGCCCGCAACCGCATGATCGACCGGCTCAGGCGGGAATCGAGCAGGCCGCACCGACACAGCCAGGCCGCGCTGCTGCACGCCGCGGCCGAGCCCGCCGAGGAGGGCCCCGTGCGTGACGACCGACTGCGGCTCATCTTCACCTGCTGTCACCCCGCGCTGGCTCCTCGCGCCAGGGTCGCGCTCACCCTGCGCCTGCTGGGTGGGCTCACCACGGCCGAGATCGCCAGGGCGTTCCTGGTGCCGGAGGCCACCATGGCGCAGCGGATCGTGCGGGCGAAAGGCAAGATCCGCGACGCCGGGATCGCGTACCGGGTTCCCGCCCAGGCGCACCTGCCTGCGCGGCTGTCGGCGGTACTGGCGGTGATCTACCTGGTGTACAACGAAGGACACACCGCCAGTTCCGGCTCCGCGCTGGTGCGGACCCGTCTGTGCGAGGAGGCCGTCCGGCTCGCTCGCATGCTCGCCGAACTGCTGCCGGACGAACCCGAAGTAATCGGCCTGCTCGGGTTGCTGCTCTTGCTGGAGTCACGCAGGCCGGCGCGCACAACCCGGGAAGGCGACCTGGTGCCGCTCGCCGAGCAGGATCGCGCGCTGTGGGACCGCGCGCTCGTCGCCGAGGGGCAGCGGCTGGTGCGCCGCTGCCTGCACTGGGGCAGGCCGGGGCCCTACCAGATACAGGCGGCGATCAATGCCGTGCACAGCGAAGCGGCGAGCGTGCGCGACACCGACTGGCGACAGATCGTGCTGCTGTACGACCAGCTCGCCGCCCAATCCCCGACACCGGTGGTCGCGCTGAACCGCGCCGTGGCCGTCGCCGAGGCGGTGGGCCCGCGGCAGGCGCTCGCTCTGGTGGACGGGCTCGAACTGGACGGCTACCACCTCTACCACGCCGTTCGCGCCGAGTTGCTCCGCCGCCTCAGCCGTACCGACGAGGCGGCGAGCGCGTACGCCGCCGCGATCGAACGCACCGGCAACCTGGCGGAGCAGGCATACTTGCGACGTCGGCGCGCCGAGCTCGCCGACATGCGGTGTGGCTGA
- a CDS encoding GGDEF domain-containing protein — protein sequence MLARPRNWVAGWGLWKAPAAVRRYVLAVSALALVTSVATAFLVPVSQRDLLWFGVLAACAVVSIEMTRQIERRREYLKHESIAYVDTKGLWSFAAVLILPPLLATAMVVFTYLLAWWRVWPSQRPIRAHRWVFACATVLIGTHAAVAVLALGMQTYPGLPEPALPAGLLEMGVVVLAGALRWALNCGLVMVAIALSDPARPVRDLFANFSQQWLEAGAMALGLTAATVLLTQPLVLAAIVLALVVMHRGVLLHQYQHASRVDAKTGLTTVKWWRTVAEQALDRARRTGDNVGLLILDIDHFKAVNDTYGHLAGDKVLEAVARELAGEIRSDDTCCRWGGEELTVVIPDVRDGGNLLEIAERVRRRIKDLVVDIEPGDTEHGERERIRVTVSIGGALFPGDGIGTLDELMMAADTAVYGAKTGGRDQCRIANYEASTEQHQLSPRSKADS from the coding sequence GTGCTCGCTCGGCCACGGAACTGGGTCGCGGGATGGGGGCTGTGGAAGGCGCCCGCGGCGGTACGTCGCTACGTGCTGGCGGTCAGCGCGTTGGCGTTGGTCACCAGCGTCGCAACAGCGTTTCTGGTGCCGGTGTCGCAGCGTGACCTGCTGTGGTTCGGCGTGCTGGCGGCCTGCGCCGTCGTTTCGATCGAGATGACACGCCAGATCGAGCGCAGGCGCGAGTACCTCAAGCACGAGTCGATCGCCTACGTCGACACCAAGGGCCTGTGGTCGTTCGCCGCCGTGCTGATCCTGCCGCCGCTGCTCGCCACGGCGATGGTGGTGTTCACCTACCTGCTCGCCTGGTGGCGGGTGTGGCCGAGCCAGCGCCCCATCCGCGCGCACCGCTGGGTGTTCGCCTGCGCGACCGTACTGATCGGCACGCATGCCGCCGTCGCCGTGCTCGCGCTGGGCATGCAAACCTACCCGGGACTTCCCGAGCCGGCACTGCCCGCCGGGCTGCTGGAAATGGGGGTGGTGGTGCTCGCCGGAGCGCTGCGCTGGGCCCTCAACTGCGGTCTGGTCATGGTGGCCATCGCGCTGTCGGACCCGGCACGGCCGGTCCGCGATCTGTTCGCGAACTTCTCACAGCAGTGGCTGGAGGCCGGGGCCATGGCACTCGGCCTGACCGCCGCCACAGTCCTGCTCACCCAGCCGCTCGTACTGGCGGCCATCGTGCTCGCCCTGGTCGTCATGCACCGCGGAGTGCTGCTGCACCAGTACCAGCATGCCTCGCGAGTCGATGCCAAGACCGGTCTCACCACGGTGAAGTGGTGGCGAACGGTCGCGGAGCAGGCGCTGGACCGGGCACGCCGTACCGGCGACAACGTCGGCCTGCTCATCCTCGACATCGATCACTTCAAGGCGGTCAACGACACCTACGGTCATCTCGCGGGCGACAAGGTGCTCGAAGCCGTGGCCCGGGAGTTGGCGGGCGAGATCCGCTCCGACGACACCTGCTGCCGGTGGGGCGGTGAGGAACTGACCGTGGTGATCCCCGACGTCCGCGACGGCGGGAACCTGCTGGAGATCGCGGAGCGGGTCCGGCGCAGGATCAAGGACCTCGTCGTGGACATCGAACCGGGAGACACCGAGCACGGTGAGCGGGAGCGCATCCGCGTCACCGTCTCCATCGGCGGTGCGCTGTTCCCCGGCGACGGGATCGGCACGCTGGACGAGTTGATGATGGCGGCCGACACCGCCGTGTACGGCGCCAAGACCGGCGGACGCGACCAGTGCCGCATCGCCAACTACGAGGCCTCTACGGAGCAGCACCAGCTTTCCCCGCGGAGCAAAGCGGACTCCTGA
- a CDS encoding lipopolysaccharide assembly protein LapA domain-containing protein — protein MSTPADDDSGSTRRIDTDTKAVVGRTRISGIWVSAIIATLLLVLLLIFIVQNMESVTVRFLGMSWGVPLGVAMLFSALAGALLVALPGGARVLQLRRRIRRGSARH, from the coding sequence GTGAGCACTCCGGCAGACGACGACTCGGGGAGCACCCGTCGCATCGATACCGACACCAAGGCCGTGGTAGGCAGAACCCGGATCAGCGGCATCTGGGTGAGCGCGATCATCGCGACCCTGCTACTGGTGCTGCTGCTGATCTTCATCGTGCAGAACATGGAATCGGTGACTGTCCGCTTCCTCGGCATGTCCTGGGGTGTGCCGCTGGGGGTAGCGATGCTGTTCTCGGCGCTCGCGGGAGCCCTGCTGGTGGCGTTGCCCGGCGGAGCTCGGGTGCTGCAGTTGCGCAGACGGATTCGCAGGGGCAGCGCCCGACACTGA
- a CDS encoding DNA polymerase domain-containing protein: protein MSDADAAVERAGVRLTNLDQPLFDGADASKRDLVDYLDGMREVLLPVLRGRPLSVVRALRGQRPFMQKNLPKYTPDWVPRVSVWAESSRRDVSYPLCDDRATLLWLANQRAVEYHPTLALADDLARPTHLVLDIDPPGQDFSGAVRAAELVRQALADAGLSGAVKTSGAEGLHVFVPVEGVAADDAAAATRALAARAARLEPRIATTEFIREDRGGRVFLDSTRAGSATVVAAYSPRSRPGVPVSFPLDWTDLDRVRPADFTLRTVPSLVEGRDPWARAMPPRRRLPDDLVAEGHTIPVARVRAMHEGKRRARARRG from the coding sequence ATGAGTGACGCCGATGCTGCCGTCGAGCGGGCCGGGGTACGGCTGACCAACCTGGACCAACCGCTGTTCGACGGCGCCGATGCGTCCAAACGCGACCTCGTCGACTACCTGGACGGTATGCGGGAGGTGCTGTTGCCCGTCCTGCGGGGCAGGCCACTGTCGGTGGTCAGAGCGCTGCGCGGGCAGCGACCGTTCATGCAGAAGAACCTTCCCAAGTACACCCCGGACTGGGTGCCACGCGTCTCGGTATGGGCGGAGTCGTCGCGGCGCGACGTGTCGTACCCGCTGTGCGACGACCGCGCAACCCTGCTGTGGCTGGCCAACCAACGGGCCGTGGAGTACCACCCCACGCTCGCGCTCGCCGACGATCTGGCCCGCCCCACCCATCTGGTGCTCGATATCGACCCGCCGGGGCAGGACTTCTCCGGCGCCGTCAGGGCGGCCGAACTGGTGCGCCAGGCGCTGGCCGACGCCGGGCTGAGCGGGGCGGTGAAGACGAGCGGGGCCGAGGGGTTGCACGTGTTCGTGCCCGTCGAGGGGGTTGCCGCCGACGACGCGGCCGCCGCCACCCGTGCCCTCGCCGCCCGCGCGGCCCGGCTGGAACCCCGAATCGCCACCACGGAGTTCATCCGTGAGGACCGAGGCGGCAGGGTCTTCCTCGACTCCACAAGGGCGGGCTCGGCGACGGTCGTGGCCGCCTACAGTCCGAGGTCGCGGCCGGGTGTACCCGTGTCGTTCCCGCTGGACTGGACCGACCTCGACCGGGTGCGGCCTGCCGACTTCACGCTGCGCACCGTGCCCTCGCTCGTCGAAGGCCGCGACCCGTGGGCGCGGGCGATGCCGCCGCGGCGGCGACTTCCCGACGACCTCGTCGCGGAAGGGCACACCATCCCCGTCGCTCGGGTGCGCGCCATGCACGAGGGCAAGCGGCGCGCCCGCGCGCGCCGCGGCTGA
- a CDS encoding YciI family protein — MKQYLLSIYQPDGRTPELEVLEPIMRDVEAFNAEVRAAGAWVFSGGLHSPDTSTVVRAKDDEVLTTDGPFIEGKEHIGGFTVVNAPDLDAALEWGRQLAKATTLPIEVRPMEYGSCG; from the coding sequence ATGAAGCAGTACCTGCTCAGCATCTACCAGCCCGACGGCCGTACCCCCGAACTCGAGGTGCTGGAGCCGATCATGCGCGACGTGGAGGCCTTCAACGCCGAGGTGCGGGCAGCAGGAGCGTGGGTGTTCTCCGGTGGGCTGCATTCACCGGACACCTCCACCGTCGTGCGCGCGAAGGACGACGAGGTGCTCACCACCGACGGCCCCTTCATCGAGGGCAAGGAGCACATCGGCGGTTTCACCGTCGTCAACGCGCCGGATCTGGACGCCGCGCTGGAGTGGGGCCGCCAGCTCGCCAAGGCGACCACCTTGCCGATCGAGGTCAGGCCCATGGAGTACGGCAGTTGCGGGTGA
- a CDS encoding MFS transporter: MSQQPATYRAVFGSREFRRLWLAHTLSVAGDQLARVALTILVYDRTASAGLAAVTYAVSYVPDFLGGALLAGIADRYPRRRVMVATDVARGVVVAVMALPGVPLAGQVGLLVVVQLLAAPFSAARQAVLPDILRGDSLVIGIGVISMTYQAGLVIGFGAGAVVVDAIGAAGALWVDSATFVLSALVIRFGVRAHPPVPGAAPTVARRRWSGVTRGWRVVAGNPRLRALLVIASCSGFYVVPEGLAVPVADQIGAGTAAVGWLLAANPVGTVLGMLVLKRMSPDRRLRLLGPLTVASSLVLVPTGWQPGLVVLVLLWTASGAFSAHDMVTQAAYVAEVPPEERGHAVGVAIASLRAAQGLAIVVSGLVAQLLSPIVVITAAAVLGTVVGAGASLSWSRASSGQAPPPADRGSVDRGEAGDEVAG; this comes from the coding sequence ATGAGTCAACAACCGGCGACCTATCGTGCCGTCTTCGGCAGTCGCGAGTTCCGTCGGCTCTGGCTGGCGCACACGTTGTCCGTGGCGGGCGACCAGCTGGCGCGGGTGGCGCTGACGATCCTGGTCTACGACAGGACCGCGTCGGCGGGGTTGGCCGCGGTGACCTACGCGGTGAGCTACGTGCCGGACTTCCTCGGGGGCGCGCTGCTGGCGGGTATCGCCGATCGCTACCCGCGCCGGCGCGTCATGGTGGCGACGGATGTCGCCAGGGGTGTCGTGGTGGCGGTGATGGCGCTGCCCGGTGTTCCGCTCGCCGGGCAGGTCGGGCTGCTCGTCGTGGTGCAACTACTGGCGGCCCCGTTCTCCGCCGCCAGGCAGGCCGTGCTGCCCGACATTCTGCGAGGCGACAGCCTGGTTATCGGGATCGGGGTCATCTCGATGACATACCAGGCCGGGCTGGTCATCGGGTTCGGCGCGGGCGCGGTGGTCGTCGACGCGATCGGAGCTGCGGGCGCGTTGTGGGTCGACTCGGCCACGTTCGTGCTGTCGGCACTGGTGATCAGGTTCGGGGTGCGCGCGCACCCGCCCGTGCCCGGCGCCGCTCCCACCGTTGCGCGGCGCCGCTGGTCTGGCGTCACCAGGGGTTGGCGCGTGGTGGCGGGTAACCCCAGACTCCGCGCGCTGCTGGTGATCGCCTCTTGCTCCGGCTTCTACGTCGTGCCGGAGGGCCTCGCCGTACCCGTGGCGGACCAGATCGGCGCGGGTACGGCGGCGGTGGGCTGGCTGCTCGCGGCCAACCCGGTGGGCACGGTGCTGGGCATGCTCGTGCTCAAACGTATGTCGCCGGACCGGCGGCTACGGCTGCTCGGGCCGCTGACGGTGGCCAGCAGCCTCGTGCTGGTGCCGACCGGATGGCAGCCAGGGCTTGTGGTCCTTGTGCTGCTGTGGACGGCCAGTGGTGCGTTCTCCGCGCACGACATGGTGACCCAGGCGGCCTACGTGGCGGAGGTTCCGCCTGAGGAACGCGGGCACGCGGTCGGCGTCGCCATCGCGTCACTGCGCGCCGCGCAGGGCCTCGCCATCGTTGTTTCCGGGCTGGTGGCCCAGCTGCTATCGCCGATTGTCGTGATTACGGCCGCGGCGGTACTCGGCACCGTTGTCGGTGCGGGTGCGAGCCTGTCGTGGTCGCGTGCGTCGTCCGGGCAGGCACCGCCTCCCGCTGATCGAGGCAGCGTCGACCGGGGTGAAGCAGGAGACGAGGTCGCCGGTTAG
- a CDS encoding MEDS domain-containing protein, with amino-acid sequence MRRSGTTSAPVGLHRHDHVCWIHQGGRSWTEPMIRFFREGAVAGQRLLYVADKAETELADDLAPLSSRDAMLGSGQLKLLPLAKLYGSVDDFTADEQIAMFKELTATAVRAGFGCLRVAAEATSLFVGVDAEHAARRFVGYEVGIDRVMATEPMLSMCGYDRRLVSAAAASALCLVHPLRHGARIGSACGVFAEEDGSWSVTGEIDLVSRDSFETALSVLSELPGDRDITLRLEGLTFIDVAGVRALAELSARLAPRRLILHDPPTPLRRILRLWWQDLPGLEVAD; translated from the coding sequence ATGCGTCGTTCCGGTACGACCAGCGCACCTGTCGGCCTGCACAGGCACGACCACGTGTGCTGGATCCACCAGGGCGGGCGAAGCTGGACCGAACCCATGATCCGCTTCTTCCGCGAGGGCGCCGTGGCCGGTCAGCGGTTGCTCTACGTGGCGGACAAGGCCGAGACCGAACTCGCCGACGACCTGGCGCCGCTTTCGTCCCGCGACGCCATGCTGGGCAGTGGACAGCTCAAGTTGCTGCCGCTGGCCAAGTTGTACGGCTCGGTGGACGACTTCACCGCCGACGAGCAGATCGCCATGTTCAAGGAGCTGACAGCGACGGCGGTGCGTGCGGGGTTCGGGTGCCTGCGGGTGGCCGCTGAGGCGACCTCCCTGTTCGTGGGCGTCGACGCCGAGCACGCGGCGCGCAGGTTCGTCGGCTACGAGGTGGGCATCGACCGGGTGATGGCGACCGAGCCGATGCTGTCCATGTGCGGCTACGACCGGCGCCTCGTCAGCGCGGCAGCCGCATCGGCGTTGTGCCTCGTACACCCGCTTCGGCATGGCGCGCGAATCGGGTCGGCCTGCGGTGTGTTCGCCGAGGAGGACGGTAGCTGGTCGGTGACCGGCGAGATCGACCTCGTCTCACGGGACTCCTTCGAGACGGCGCTGTCGGTGCTGTCGGAGCTTCCCGGCGATCGCGACATCACGTTGCGGCTGGAGGGGCTGACGTTCATCGATGTCGCGGGGGTACGCGCGCTCGCGGAGCTTTCCGCGCGGCTGGCCCCTCGACGCCTTATTCTGCACGATCCACCTACGCCGTTGCGGCGGATTCTGCGGCTGTGGTGGCAAGACCTACCAGGGTTGGAAGTAGCCGACTGA
- a CDS encoding sensor histidine kinase, producing MSTGAQAKGGFTHVAVLYGSDEEFLDAVVPFLAEGLAEGQPTLLGVEPRLEGLVREALGDDADEVMTLRRAQQYERPLDALRRNRDLFAAHAAAGAPTVRVVGDVPHPGVGVPWDGWVRYEAAINHFCAELPVMVLCPYAENAPDSVLADVQSTHGWLALPGQEYRPNPHYIEPATFLSERADCEVAPLERRRPDLWLENPALAHARHVVGVLAANTSLDERSVSDLVVGVSEAVTNAKVHGKPPVLLRAWVDHNRMAVAVSDCGSGPRNPFAGLLPDEGSRSQGGLGLWLANQLCDRVTLAVTEEGFTAYLVIGEPPPVEVGGSPAGSR from the coding sequence ATGAGCACGGGGGCGCAAGCCAAGGGCGGCTTCACTCATGTGGCCGTTCTGTACGGTTCCGACGAGGAGTTCCTCGACGCTGTGGTGCCCTTCCTCGCCGAAGGGCTGGCCGAGGGGCAGCCGACACTGCTCGGCGTGGAGCCACGGCTGGAGGGGCTCGTGCGCGAGGCGCTGGGCGACGATGCCGACGAGGTCATGACGTTGCGTCGAGCGCAGCAGTACGAGCGACCGCTGGACGCGCTGCGACGCAACCGGGACCTGTTCGCCGCACACGCGGCCGCGGGCGCGCCAACGGTCCGGGTCGTCGGGGACGTGCCGCATCCCGGCGTCGGTGTGCCGTGGGACGGCTGGGTTCGTTACGAGGCCGCCATCAACCACTTCTGCGCCGAGCTACCGGTGATGGTGCTGTGCCCGTACGCCGAGAACGCTCCCGACAGCGTGCTGGCCGACGTGCAGAGCACTCACGGGTGGCTGGCGTTGCCCGGCCAGGAGTACCGGCCCAACCCGCACTACATCGAGCCTGCGACATTCCTGTCCGAACGTGCCGATTGCGAGGTGGCGCCGCTGGAGCGCAGGCGCCCCGACCTGTGGCTGGAGAACCCCGCTCTCGCGCACGCACGGCACGTGGTGGGTGTGCTTGCGGCCAACACAAGCCTCGACGAGCGATCGGTGAGCGACCTTGTCGTCGGCGTGAGCGAGGCGGTGACCAACGCCAAGGTGCACGGCAAGCCGCCAGTGCTGCTGCGAGCGTGGGTGGATCACAACCGCATGGCGGTCGCCGTCAGCGACTGCGGCAGCGGACCGAGGAACCCGTTCGCGGGTCTGCTGCCGGACGAAGGTAGTCGGTCCCAGGGTGGCCTCGGCCTGTGGCTGGCCAATCAGCTGTGCGATCGCGTCACGCTGGCTGTGACCGAGGAGGGCTTCACCGCCTACCTGGTCATCGGTGAGCCGCCCCCGGTGGAGGTGGGCGGCTCACCTGCGGGCAGCCGTTAG
- a CDS encoding DUF1059 domain-containing protein → MTRKYVDCRETPSVAGCTLAMSGEADELMRAAVLHAVDVHGHTDDAQLRESLRAGLRDEPVADTEPGAFIQLIEFSTERIDEVETLTAEWAEAIGADRTARWALLAADRDRPNTYLEIVEFPGYAEAMTNSAHPATARFAERLGKLCDGEARFVNLDVRATARL, encoded by the coding sequence ATGACCAGAAAATATGTTGACTGTCGGGAGACGCCCAGTGTCGCGGGGTGCACGCTGGCGATGAGCGGGGAAGCGGACGAACTCATGCGAGCCGCCGTGCTGCACGCCGTGGATGTGCATGGACACACCGACGACGCGCAGTTGCGCGAGAGCCTGCGAGCCGGACTGCGGGACGAGCCGGTCGCGGACACCGAGCCCGGCGCGTTCATCCAGTTGATCGAGTTCAGCACCGAGCGAATCGACGAGGTGGAGACGCTGACCGCGGAGTGGGCCGAAGCCATCGGGGCGGACCGCACCGCCCGGTGGGCGCTGCTGGCGGCCGACCGCGACCGGCCGAACACCTACCTGGAGATCGTCGAGTTCCCGGGCTACGCCGAGGCGATGACGAACTCCGCTCACCCCGCGACGGCCCGGTTCGCCGAGCGGTTGGGCAAGCTCTGCGACGGTGAGGCACGGTTCGTCAACCTGGACGTCCGCGCGACGGCAAGGCTCTGA
- a CDS encoding SPW repeat protein, protein MTKEEMMTVPTSSIEQHPDLVNLQVRYERAAKTPQAQLVDGLTFLGGLYIAIGPWVVGFTNFPSLAVTNLITGLALAVLAIGYAAVYSRMHTLAWVAPLIGVWTIISPWVVLGSAATTPTIINNVITGGVVTLLGVGVLAVGMTGGGRRRQR, encoded by the coding sequence GTGACGAAGGAGGAAATGATGACGGTGCCCACCAGCTCGATCGAGCAGCACCCTGATCTCGTGAACCTCCAGGTACGGTACGAGCGGGCCGCGAAGACCCCGCAGGCCCAGTTGGTGGACGGCCTCACCTTCCTGGGTGGGCTCTACATCGCGATCGGGCCGTGGGTCGTGGGATTCACCAACTTCCCCTCGCTCGCGGTCACCAACCTCATCACCGGCCTCGCCCTTGCCGTCCTGGCCATCGGCTACGCCGCCGTGTACAGCAGGATGCACACCCTGGCCTGGGTGGCACCACTCATCGGTGTCTGGACGATCATCTCGCCGTGGGTGGTGCTGGGCAGCGCGGCGACGACTCCGACCATCATCAACAACGTCATCACCGGTGGCGTCGTCACGCTACTCGGAGTCGGCGTACTCGCCGTCGGGATGACCGGCGGCGGCAGGCGCCGCCAGCGATGA